A section of the Paramisgurnus dabryanus chromosome 4, PD_genome_1.1, whole genome shotgun sequence genome encodes:
- the LOC135746598 gene encoding SPRY domain-containing protein 7-like → MSSLFSCCFDCCGDSNSGHVTLKEMPTVQLDTHCMGTDVVIVKSGRRICGTGGCIANAPLHQNKSYFEFKIQSTGVWGVGVATQKANLNQIPLGRDMHSLVLRQDGTVYHNNEEKNRLPANSLPQEGDIVGVTYDHVELNLYLNGKNMNCPASGIRGTVYPVVYVDDSAILDCQFSDFYHPAPQGFQKILFEQQIF, encoded by the exons ATGTCGTCTTTGTTTTCGTGCTGCTTTGACTGCTGTGGAGACAGCAACAGCGGCCACGTAACACTAAAGGAAATGCCCACGGTTCAGCTGGACACTCATTGCATGG GTACTGATGTTGTGATTGTAAAGAGTGGTAGACGCATATGTGGAACTGGTGGTTGCATCGCGAATGCTCCTCTCCATCAAAACAAAAGCTACTTTGAGTTTAAGATTCAGTCCACTG GTGTCTGGGGTGTTGGAGTGGCGACACAGAAAGCAAATCTAAACCAGATTCCCTTGGGGAGAGACATGCATAGCCTTGTGCTTAGGCAGGATGGCACTGTGTACCACAACAATGAAGAAAAGAACCGATTACCTGCTAACAGCTTACCACAGGAAGGAGACATTGTG GGTGTTACGTATGACCATGTGGAACTGAATTTGTACTTAAATGGGAAGAATATGAACTGTCCAGCATCAGGCATAAGAGGAACTGTTTATCCTGTAGTTTATG TGGATGATAGTGCAATTTTGGATTGTCAGTTCAGTGATTTCTACCATCCTGCTCCACAAGGCTTCCAAAAGATTCTTTTTGAGCAACAGATCTTCTAA